A genomic region of Caldicellulosiruptor acetigenus contains the following coding sequences:
- a CDS encoding polyribonucleotide nucleotidyltransferase: MESKIYKMELAGRELSFEIGKYALLANGAVLARYGDTAVLVTACASEKPREGINFFPLTVDYEERLYSVGKIPGGFIKREGKPSEKAILSARLIDRPIRPLFPKDFYHDVSVIATVLSVDPDNPPDVLAMLGSSVALSISDIPFEGPTGSVLVGYVDGKIVINPTAKEREVSKLHLVVSGTKDRVMMIEAGAKEVPEDIMLEAIMTAQEEIKKIVEFIEGIVREVGKPKMEYQKRIVPDEIKQKVREIAYDKVYQYVQIPDKIERDKKLDELKEEVFKAFEGETEETLLLVDDALYNLEKEIVRKMIAEEGKRPDGRKFDEIRPLYAEVGILPRTHGSALFKRGYTQVLTVATLGTKGEMQFLDGLEEEEAKRYMHHYNFPPFSTGESKPVRGPGRREIGHGALAERALEPVIPSEDEFPYTIRLVSEVLTSNGSTSQASVCGSTLALMDAGVPIKAPVAGISIGLITKDDGSFILLTDIQGIEDFFGDMDFKVAGTREGITAIQLDIKIHGLTKEIIEKALYQAREARLKILDFMQTVIDKPRNELSPYAPKIFKTTVDPEKIRDIIGPGGKMINKIIAETNVKIDIEPDGRIFVAAPDDISGNRAISMIEGIGREIEVGQFFLGKVTRTASYGAFVEIYPGKEGLVHISQLDERRLKSVDEVVKVGDLVLVKVIGIDKLGRLSLSRKEALNVTYSRKAK; the protein is encoded by the coding sequence TTGGAGAGTAAAATTTACAAAATGGAACTTGCGGGAAGAGAGCTCAGCTTTGAGATTGGAAAATACGCTCTTTTGGCAAACGGGGCTGTGCTTGCAAGATATGGTGACACAGCTGTGCTTGTCACTGCATGTGCTTCTGAAAAACCCAGAGAAGGTATAAACTTTTTCCCGCTCACAGTTGACTATGAAGAAAGGTTGTACTCTGTTGGTAAAATTCCAGGTGGATTTATAAAAAGAGAAGGCAAACCCTCTGAAAAAGCAATTCTTTCTGCAAGGCTAATAGACAGACCTATAAGACCGCTTTTCCCGAAGGATTTTTATCATGATGTCTCTGTTATAGCCACAGTATTGTCAGTTGATCCTGACAATCCACCGGATGTTCTCGCAATGCTTGGTTCATCTGTTGCACTGTCAATCTCTGATATACCATTTGAAGGACCGACTGGTTCTGTGCTTGTTGGGTATGTGGATGGGAAGATTGTCATAAATCCGACGGCAAAAGAAAGAGAAGTGAGCAAGCTTCACCTTGTTGTATCGGGGACAAAAGACAGAGTGATGATGATAGAAGCTGGTGCGAAAGAAGTTCCCGAAGATATAATGCTTGAGGCTATCATGACAGCACAGGAAGAGATAAAGAAGATTGTTGAGTTTATTGAGGGAATAGTAAGAGAAGTTGGAAAACCTAAGATGGAATATCAAAAGAGGATTGTGCCTGATGAGATAAAACAAAAGGTACGTGAGATTGCATACGACAAGGTTTACCAGTATGTGCAGATACCCGACAAGATTGAGAGGGATAAGAAGCTTGATGAGCTCAAAGAAGAAGTGTTCAAGGCTTTTGAAGGTGAGACAGAAGAAACTCTTTTACTTGTAGATGATGCTCTTTATAACCTTGAAAAAGAGATTGTCAGAAAAATGATTGCAGAGGAAGGAAAACGCCCTGATGGCAGAAAGTTTGACGAGATAAGACCTCTTTATGCTGAGGTTGGTATTTTGCCAAGAACACATGGTTCTGCGCTGTTCAAAAGAGGTTACACTCAGGTTTTGACAGTTGCTACTCTTGGTACAAAAGGTGAGATGCAATTTTTAGACGGTCTTGAAGAAGAAGAGGCAAAAAGGTATATGCATCATTATAACTTTCCACCATTTTCTACAGGTGAATCAAAACCTGTAAGAGGTCCAGGAAGAAGAGAGATAGGACATGGGGCACTAGCTGAAAGAGCACTTGAACCTGTTATTCCTTCGGAGGATGAATTCCCTTACACCATTCGACTTGTATCTGAGGTTTTGACATCTAACGGTTCAACGTCACAGGCAAGTGTATGCGGCAGTACTCTTGCGCTTATGGATGCTGGTGTGCCAATTAAAGCGCCTGTTGCAGGAATTTCTATCGGCCTTATTACAAAAGACGACGGCAGTTTTATTTTACTTACTGACATTCAAGGTATAGAAGACTTCTTTGGAGATATGGACTTTAAAGTGGCAGGAACCAGAGAAGGTATTACTGCCATCCAGCTTGACATAAAAATCCATGGACTTACAAAAGAAATTATCGAAAAGGCACTCTACCAGGCAAGAGAAGCAAGGCTTAAAATTTTGGATTTTATGCAAACTGTAATTGACAAGCCAAGAAACGAGCTTTCACCTTATGCTCCAAAGATATTCAAAACTACAGTTGACCCTGAAAAGATTAGAGATATAATTGGACCTGGTGGAAAGATGATAAATAAAATCATCGCTGAAACAAACGTAAAGATTGATATAGAACCCGATGGAAGAATATTTGTTGCAGCACCTGATGATATCTCTGGTAACAGGGCAATAAGCATGATTGAGGGAATTGGTCGAGAGATTGAGGTTGGTCAGTTTTTCCTTGGCAAGGTAACAAGAACTGCATCGTATGGTGCATTTGTTGAAATATATCCTGGAAAAGAAGGACTTGTGCATATATCTCAGTTAGATGAGAGAAGATTAAAGTCTGTAGACGAGGTTGTAAAAGTTGGTGATTTGGTGCTTGTAAAGGTAATAGGGATTGACAAGCTTGGCAGACTTTCACTTTCACGAAAAGAAGCACTGAACGTCACATACTCAAGAAAAGCAAAATAA
- the rpsO gene encoding 30S ribosomal protein S15 gives MLTKQQKEEIIKKYQLHESDTGSPEVQIALLTERINRLNEHLQVHKKDFHSRRGLLKMVGQRRKLLNYLKEYDINRYRELIEKLGLRK, from the coding sequence ATGCTCACAAAACAGCAGAAAGAAGAAATAATCAAAAAGTATCAGCTTCATGAATCTGATACGGGTTCTCCAGAGGTACAGATTGCGCTTTTGACAGAAAGAATTAACAGGCTCAATGAACACCTTCAGGTTCATAAAAAGGACTTCCATTCAAGAAGAGGTCTTTTGAAGATGGTAGGTCAGAGAAGGAAACTTCTCAATTACCTCAAAGAGTATGACATCAACAGGTATCGTGAGCTTATAGAAAAGTTAGGACTGAGAAAATAA
- a CDS encoding bifunctional riboflavin kinase/FAD synthetase, with product MNVYEIVEKRYDSPAVALGFFDGFHIGHKKLFEVLNANASGIKKVVFTFKNHPDNLLGFDTKYILTNEERLEFFRNYGIDDVYFIEFNKKIMQMDKDRFIEEILIDKLNVSVVVVGYDFTFGYMAEGDSKYLCEKLHQFGRKCIVIDPVMYQEHIVSSTLIRRLILEGNIKLANCMLGFHFFISGTVKRGNRLGKKMGFPTINIKFDKEKIVPKKGVYVTNTIIDDKRYLSITNVGTNPTVSASENIKIETHVLGVDKDLYGKQVKIEFIDFVREEKKFSNINELKNQIAQDVEYVKALFCKASI from the coding sequence ATGAATGTTTATGAGATTGTAGAAAAAAGATACGATAGCCCTGCTGTTGCCCTTGGATTTTTTGACGGCTTTCATATAGGTCATAAAAAACTGTTTGAGGTTTTAAATGCAAATGCCAGCGGTATAAAAAAAGTTGTTTTTACTTTTAAAAATCATCCTGACAACCTTCTTGGTTTTGATACAAAGTATATACTTACAAATGAGGAAAGATTAGAATTTTTCAGAAATTATGGCATAGATGATGTGTATTTTATAGAATTTAATAAAAAGATAATGCAGATGGATAAAGATAGGTTTATTGAGGAAATTCTAATTGATAAGTTAAATGTATCAGTGGTAGTTGTAGGGTATGACTTTACGTTCGGATACATGGCAGAGGGAGATAGCAAGTATCTGTGTGAAAAACTTCACCAGTTTGGTCGAAAGTGTATAGTGATTGACCCGGTGATGTACCAAGAGCACATTGTGAGCAGCACTCTTATTCGAAGGTTAATACTTGAGGGGAACATAAAACTTGCAAATTGCATGCTTGGCTTTCACTTTTTCATTAGTGGTACTGTAAAAAGAGGTAACAGGTTAGGGAAAAAGATGGGTTTTCCAACCATTAACATAAAATTTGATAAAGAAAAGATAGTGCCAAAAAAAGGTGTATATGTCACAAATACAATTATTGATGATAAGAGGTATCTTTCCATAACCAATGTGGGCACAAACCCAACTGTTTCGGCCTCAGAAAATATAAAGATAGAGACACACGTATTGGGTGTTGATAAGGACTTGTATGGCAAGCAAGTTAAAATAGAATTTATCGATTTTGTACGTGAAGAGAAAAAATTTTCGAATATAAATGAGCTCAAAAACCAAATAGCGCAAGATGTTGAGTACGTAAAAGCTTTATTTTGCAAAGCAAGTATATAG
- the truB gene encoding tRNA pseudouridine(55) synthase TruB — protein sequence MNGVLLVDKPVGITSHDVVEFVRKVFNVKAGHAGTLDPFATGLLVILLGEATKLSSLFTSQEKTYIATMQFGIRTDTLDITGKIKEKNNVIVEKKEIEECFKNLKGEIELDVPIFSAKKLRGKKLYEYARKGINIEIPKVKSIIYNIEIINFSYPYLEFKVQCSHGTYIRSLAEKIAESLSTVGLLSELRRIRSGFFDLKDAVLLSDIRAESIIPLCRLFKNEIKVGRKTYKKVLNGNPLVNQDIEDIIDIDTAFADFYKIWVDKAVFIYKREKDVFKYILKVETADECL from the coding sequence ATGAATGGAGTTTTGCTTGTTGACAAACCAGTAGGTATTACCTCACATGATGTTGTTGAATTTGTAAGAAAAGTATTCAATGTAAAAGCTGGGCATGCAGGAACACTCGACCCGTTTGCAACAGGGCTTTTGGTCATTTTGCTGGGGGAGGCTACAAAGCTTTCTTCTCTCTTTACAAGCCAGGAAAAAACATATATAGCAACAATGCAGTTTGGTATAAGGACTGATACGCTTGATATAACTGGTAAAATCAAAGAAAAAAATAATGTGATTGTTGAAAAAAAAGAAATAGAAGAATGTTTTAAAAATTTAAAAGGAGAAATTGAGCTTGATGTTCCAATTTTTTCTGCAAAGAAACTGAGAGGTAAAAAACTCTATGAGTATGCACGAAAAGGAATAAATATTGAAATTCCAAAGGTGAAGAGTATCATATATAATATAGAGATAATCAACTTTTCATATCCGTATCTTGAATTTAAAGTTCAGTGCAGCCACGGAACGTATATAAGAAGTTTGGCTGAAAAGATTGCAGAAAGTCTTTCTACTGTAGGTCTGCTTTCTGAACTAAGAAGGATAAGAAGCGGTTTTTTTGATTTAAAAGATGCAGTGTTACTTAGTGATATTAGGGCAGAAAGTATAATTCCTTTGTGCAGGCTATTTAAAAATGAGATAAAAGTAGGCAGAAAAACATATAAGAAGGTTTTAAATGGAAATCCACTTGTAAACCAGGACATAGAAGATATTATAGATATTGACACTGCATTTGCAGACTTTTATAAAATTTGGGTTGATAAGGCTGTCTTTATCTACAAAAGAGAAAAGGATGTATTCAAATATATTTTAAAGGTGGAAACTGCAGATGAATGTTTATGA
- a CDS encoding DHH family phosphoesterase — protein sequence MIESKIIQQLLESGSIAIVSHENPDGDCIGSMLALYLALKRKGKNARMFLKNNVPKNLRFLPAAEKIEVVGRIDEKFDVLVLLDTGELERTGIENIENCYSKLINIDHHVTSEGIGDLYYINSSSAATGEIIYQIVKLMGIDNDREIATCLYTSIFTDTGGFKYSNTTSITHQIAGDLINTGIDFVYIINKVFDEMSLSKFNLLKDVLQTLELFEGNKIAFLTVTREMLKKNGASRDETENIINFARNIEDVEVAAIFIEEEDKIKVSLRSKYYFDCAQIAKEFGGGGHVRAAGFSSKNASLEAVKENLLKRLKRDLR from the coding sequence TTGATAGAGAGCAAGATTATTCAGCAGCTTTTAGAATCAGGTTCGATTGCTATTGTCTCGCACGAAAATCCTGATGGGGATTGTATCGGTTCTATGCTTGCACTTTATCTTGCACTTAAAAGAAAAGGTAAAAATGCAAGAATGTTCTTGAAAAATAATGTTCCAAAGAATTTGAGGTTTTTGCCTGCAGCAGAAAAAATAGAGGTGGTAGGCAGAATTGATGAAAAATTTGATGTTCTTGTCCTGCTTGATACAGGCGAACTTGAGAGGACAGGGATTGAGAATATAGAAAATTGCTATTCAAAGCTAATAAATATAGACCATCATGTGACAAGTGAAGGAATTGGGGATTTGTATTATATAAACTCTTCTTCTGCTGCAACAGGTGAGATTATATACCAGATTGTCAAACTGATGGGCATTGACAACGACAGGGAAATTGCAACCTGTCTTTATACAAGTATTTTTACTGACACAGGAGGATTTAAATATTCAAACACTACTTCAATAACCCATCAGATTGCAGGTGATTTAATAAATACTGGGATTGACTTTGTGTATATCATTAACAAGGTATTTGATGAGATGAGCCTTTCAAAGTTCAATCTTTTGAAAGATGTTTTGCAGACTTTAGAGCTTTTTGAGGGAAACAAGATTGCCTTTTTGACAGTGACAAGAGAGATGCTAAAGAAAAATGGTGCATCTCGAGATGAGACAGAAAACATTATAAATTTTGCAAGAAACATCGAAGATGTTGAAGTAGCTGCAATATTTATTGAAGAAGAAGACAAAATAAAAGTGAGTTTAAGGTCCAAATACTATTTTGATTGTGCCCAGATTGCCAAGGAATTTGGCGGAGGCGGACATGTCAGGGCAGCTGGGTTTTCAAGTAAAAATGCTTCTTTAGAGGCGGTAAAGGAAAACCTGCTAAAAAGATTAAAAAGGGATCTGAGATGA
- the rbfA gene encoding 30S ribosome-binding factor RbfA codes for MQFERSDRVSEEIKKELSDIIQHDLKDPRLCAELISIVKVNMSKDLRHAKVYVSIFDKDKEKVESTMKALENAKPYIRREISKRISLRFTPEITFELDNSIEYGARISQILNQLNISKEDENIEESEGEEEN; via the coding sequence ATGCAGTTTGAAAGATCAGATAGGGTCTCTGAAGAAATAAAAAAGGAACTGAGCGATATAATTCAACATGATCTCAAAGATCCTCGCCTTTGTGCAGAGCTTATAAGCATTGTAAAGGTGAATATGAGCAAGGATTTGAGGCATGCAAAGGTTTATGTTAGCATATTTGACAAGGACAAAGAAAAGGTTGAAAGTACAATGAAAGCGTTAGAAAATGCAAAACCATATATTAGAAGGGAAATATCAAAAAGGATAAGTTTAAGGTTTACCCCAGAGATAACATTTGAACTTGACAATTCCATTGAGTATGGAGCGCGAATTTCCCAGATTTTGAATCAACTAAATATTTCAAAAGAAGATGAAAACATTGAGGAAAGTGAAGGTGAAGAAGAAAATTGA
- the infB gene encoding translation initiation factor IF-2: protein MTNKLRIYEFAKLLEMQNKDLMDLLNKLNIEHKNHMSALEENDINLVLEYILQEKDKQQAERRAERRPVSKDMQVQEKRQKLEDRKPRKFDEKPRHERKGEERERGRQLRDERQKDERYKKEDKAAKSEARNKTAVQESRKTAEISLQQEVEKKQVSKPKYEVSKEQKIEKKFQDKAQTKQKQEKAPKHRKQAFAIEEEHHEEVILDREELEKVDREVEDTLLEEEYLQEKHVRRGRKEKLKKKSKEQKEVLKLQTKPAQEEKKEEVIKIPEKIIVGEFANLIGKPAAEIIKKLIMLGVMANINQEIDFDVASLIAEDYGFKVEKEIIKTEEEILLEDQEDPPESLVPRPPVVVVMGHVDHGKTSLLDAIRKTNVTEKEAGGITQHIGASVVEVNGRKITFLDTPGHEAFTAMRARGAQVTDIAVLVVAADDGVMPQTVEAINHAKAANVTIIVAINKIDKPEANPERVKQQLSEYGLIPEEWGGDTVFVNVSAKKKIGIDHLLEMILLVADLMELKANPNRPARGRVIEAKLDKGRGPVATVLIQKGTLKVGDYVVVGNTWGKVRAMMDDKGQRIKEAGPSMPVEILGLEDVPVAGDELVCVKDEKTAKTVAQIRQEKLKEEKMQSTKISLDELFERIQKGQLKELRVIIKADVQGSVEALKSAVERLSNDKVTVKVIHAAVGAITESDVTLASASDAIIIGFNVRPEVGAMSLAEKEKVDVRMYRIIYDVINDIEAAMKGLLEPVYKEVVIGHAEVRQIFKSSAVGTIAGCYVLDGKITRTANARIIRDGVVVYEGKLASLKRFKDDVREVAAGYECGMTFEKFNDIKEGDIVEAYEMQKVEN from the coding sequence ATGACTAATAAGCTTAGGATATATGAATTTGCAAAGCTTCTTGAAATGCAAAATAAAGATTTAATGGATTTACTTAACAAGTTGAACATTGAGCACAAAAATCATATGAGTGCTCTTGAAGAGAATGATATAAATCTTGTACTTGAATATATTTTGCAAGAGAAGGACAAGCAGCAAGCAGAAAGAAGAGCAGAAAGAAGACCTGTTTCAAAAGATATGCAGGTGCAAGAAAAGAGGCAAAAACTAGAAGACAGAAAACCACGTAAGTTTGATGAAAAGCCTCGTCATGAAAGAAAGGGAGAAGAAAGAGAGCGAGGCAGACAGCTGCGTGATGAAAGACAGAAGGATGAGAGATATAAAAAAGAAGATAAAGCAGCAAAGTCTGAGGCAAGAAACAAAACAGCAGTGCAAGAGAGTAGAAAAACTGCAGAGATTAGTCTTCAGCAGGAAGTAGAGAAAAAACAGGTTTCCAAGCCAAAGTACGAGGTTTCAAAAGAACAAAAAATAGAGAAGAAGTTTCAGGATAAGGCTCAAACAAAACAGAAACAGGAAAAGGCTCCTAAACATAGAAAACAGGCTTTTGCTATTGAGGAAGAACATCATGAAGAAGTGATATTGGACAGAGAAGAACTTGAAAAGGTTGACAGAGAAGTTGAAGATACTCTTTTAGAAGAAGAATACTTACAAGAAAAGCATGTCAGACGCGGCAGAAAAGAAAAACTTAAGAAGAAATCAAAAGAGCAAAAAGAGGTTTTGAAACTGCAGACAAAGCCAGCTCAAGAGGAGAAAAAAGAAGAGGTAATAAAGATTCCAGAAAAGATTATAGTTGGCGAGTTTGCAAACTTGATAGGAAAACCTGCGGCAGAAATTATCAAAAAGCTTATAATGCTTGGTGTGATGGCAAATATCAATCAGGAAATAGACTTTGATGTTGCATCTTTAATAGCAGAAGACTATGGATTTAAAGTAGAAAAAGAGATTATAAAAACTGAAGAAGAGATTCTTTTGGAGGACCAGGAGGACCCACCAGAAAGCCTTGTTCCACGACCGCCTGTTGTGGTTGTAATGGGTCACGTTGACCATGGAAAGACATCCTTACTTGATGCTATAAGAAAAACAAATGTAACAGAAAAAGAAGCAGGCGGAATCACACAGCACATTGGTGCTTCTGTTGTTGAGGTAAATGGCAGAAAGATAACATTTTTAGACACACCTGGGCATGAAGCGTTTACTGCTATGAGAGCAAGAGGTGCTCAGGTCACTGATATAGCAGTGCTTGTTGTTGCAGCTGATGATGGTGTCATGCCACAGACAGTAGAGGCTATCAACCACGCGAAAGCAGCAAATGTTACTATCATAGTTGCAATAAACAAAATCGATAAGCCAGAGGCAAATCCCGAAAGAGTAAAGCAGCAGCTATCCGAATATGGACTTATTCCAGAAGAGTGGGGCGGAGATACTGTCTTTGTAAATGTCTCTGCAAAGAAAAAGATAGGTATTGACCATCTGCTTGAAATGATTTTGCTTGTTGCAGACCTTATGGAGCTCAAAGCAAATCCAAACAGACCTGCACGCGGCAGGGTAATTGAAGCTAAACTTGATAAAGGTAGAGGACCTGTCGCAACAGTCTTGATTCAGAAAGGAACATTAAAAGTAGGGGATTATGTTGTTGTTGGAAACACTTGGGGTAAAGTCAGAGCGATGATGGACGACAAAGGTCAGAGAATAAAGGAAGCAGGTCCTTCCATGCCTGTTGAAATTTTAGGGCTTGAAGATGTGCCTGTTGCAGGTGACGAGCTTGTATGTGTGAAGGATGAAAAGACAGCAAAGACGGTTGCACAGATTAGGCAGGAAAAACTCAAAGAAGAAAAGATGCAAAGTACAAAGATATCGCTTGATGAGCTTTTTGAAAGAATTCAAAAAGGCCAGTTGAAAGAATTAAGGGTTATAATAAAAGCTGACGTTCAAGGGTCGGTGGAAGCCTTAAAATCTGCTGTTGAAAGACTTTCAAACGACAAGGTTACTGTCAAGGTCATACATGCCGCTGTTGGTGCAATTACCGAATCAGATGTTACCTTGGCTTCTGCATCTGATGCTATAATAATAGGATTTAATGTCAGACCAGAGGTTGGTGCAATGTCACTTGCTGAAAAAGAAAAGGTTGATGTGAGGATGTACAGGATAATTTATGATGTTATAAATGACATTGAAGCTGCCATGAAAGGATTGCTTGAACCTGTCTATAAAGAAGTAGTAATAGGACATGCAGAAGTAAGGCAAATATTCAAATCATCTGCAGTTGGCACAATTGCAGGATGTTATGTTCTGGACGGTAAGATAACAAGGACAGCAAACGCTAGAATTATTCGTGACGGTGTTGTTGTATATGAAGGAAAACTTGCATCGCTCAAGCGTTTCAAGGATGATGTCAGAGAAGTTGCAGCCGGATATGAATGTGGTATGACCTTTGAAAAGTTTAACGATATAAAGGAAGGGGATATTGTGGAAGCATATGAGATGCAGAAAGTGGAAAACTAA
- the rnpM gene encoding RNase P modulator RnpM, giving the protein MSIKPKRDLLRVVKTDEGVFIDPKQKMPGRGAYICKDLECLKLAMKKKGLERSLKVNIPKGFYEELEEFLKDRQ; this is encoded by the coding sequence ATGAGCATAAAACCAAAAAGAGATCTTTTGAGAGTGGTCAAAACGGATGAAGGTGTTTTTATTGACCCAAAACAGAAAATGCCAGGAAGAGGAGCATATATTTGCAAAGATTTAGAGTGTTTAAAACTTGCTATGAAGAAAAAAGGATTAGAAAGGTCACTAAAAGTGAATATTCCAAAGGGTTTTTATGAGGAACTTGAAGAATTTTTAAAAGATAGGCAATAA
- the nusA gene encoding transcription termination factor NusA yields the protein MPKKEQTLDFQELFSAIDELEREYKIEKDYVYSVLESALLTAYKQVKGIKDKNLSNVKVSIDPEKGSVKIYEYRKVVENVKDRKSEISLEDAQKIDKRYKVGDIVAIEVPISQFSRKAAMTVRQTVIGKIREKRRSIIFENYSSKIDNIVTGVIQRIDKKNVIVEIEGGKVEAILPMEEQIPGEEYKPGTMMKFYITDVKIPPKEKEPIVYLSRTHPNLIKRLMENEVPEIQEGIIEIKAIAREAGSRSKVAVYSNSLKVDPVGACIGEKGIRIQNVLKHLNGEKIDIVKWSSDIGEFIKNALSPAEVVHIDLNLIEKKAFVLVPNSQLSLAIGKGGQNARLAAKLTGWKIDIKGKD from the coding sequence ATGCCAAAAAAAGAACAAACTTTAGATTTTCAAGAGCTGTTTTCAGCAATTGATGAGCTTGAAAGGGAGTATAAGATAGAAAAAGATTATGTATACTCAGTGTTAGAATCAGCTCTTTTGACAGCTTATAAGCAGGTAAAAGGAATAAAAGACAAAAATCTTTCTAACGTTAAAGTTTCCATTGACCCAGAAAAGGGAAGTGTTAAAATTTATGAGTACAGAAAAGTTGTCGAAAATGTAAAAGATAGAAAAAGCGAAATTTCACTTGAGGATGCACAAAAAATTGATAAGCGATATAAAGTTGGGGATATTGTAGCGATAGAGGTTCCTATTTCGCAGTTTAGTAGAAAGGCAGCAATGACAGTCAGGCAGACAGTTATAGGGAAGATACGAGAGAAAAGAAGAAGTATTATCTTTGAAAACTACTCGTCGAAAATTGACAATATAGTAACGGGTGTTATACAAAGAATAGATAAGAAAAACGTTATTGTAGAGATTGAAGGCGGGAAAGTTGAAGCCATCCTTCCTATGGAAGAGCAAATACCTGGTGAAGAGTACAAGCCAGGAACAATGATGAAGTTTTATATTACTGATGTTAAAATTCCGCCTAAAGAAAAAGAACCTATTGTTTATCTTTCAAGGACTCATCCTAATTTGATAAAAAGACTTATGGAGAATGAGGTGCCTGAGATACAAGAGGGTATAATTGAAATAAAAGCAATTGCAAGAGAGGCAGGTTCAAGGTCAAAAGTAGCAGTTTATTCTAACAGCTTGAAGGTTGACCCTGTTGGAGCTTGTATAGGTGAAAAGGGGATACGAATTCAGAATGTGCTAAAACATTTGAATGGTGAGAAGATTGACATTGTAAAGTGGAGCAGTGACATTGGCGAGTTTATAAAAAACGCTCTCAGCCCTGCGGAGGTTGTTCATATTGATTTGAATCTAATCGAGAAAAAGGCGTTTGTCCTTGTTCCAAACAGCCAATTGTCTCTTGCAATTGGCAAGGGTGGACAAAACGCTCGGCTTGCAGCAAAACTAACTGGTTGGAAAATAGACATAAAGGGTAAAGATTGA
- the rimP gene encoding ribosome maturation factor RimP: MSKITKKVEELVKPILEKYGFDLVDIEFKKEGRSYFLRVYIDKPGGITIDDCQLVSEELSEKLDIVDPIPFSYYLEVSSPGVDRPLVTDRDFIRNRGRVVDVFLNQPFLNRTKITGELVEKNEKSLILIVDKEKIDIPVENIKKVKLAIRF; the protein is encoded by the coding sequence ATGTCAAAGATAACAAAGAAAGTGGAAGAGCTTGTAAAACCTATTTTAGAAAAGTATGGCTTTGACTTGGTGGATATAGAATTTAAAAAAGAAGGTAGAAGTTATTTTTTGAGGGTATATATAGACAAACCCGGTGGAATTACAATAGATGATTGCCAGCTTGTCAGTGAAGAACTTTCTGAAAAGCTTGACATTGTTGACCCTATTCCATTTAGTTATTATTTAGAAGTTTCATCACCGGGTGTTGACAGACCCCTTGTCACTGACAGGGATTTTATAAGAAACAGGGGAAGAGTTGTTGATGTGTTTTTGAATCAGCCTTTTTTAAACCGCACAAAGATTACAGGAGAGCTTGTGGAAAAAAATGAAAAATCCTTAATTTTGATTGTGGATAAAGAGAAGATAGATATACCTGTGGAAAACATAAAAAAGGTAAAGCTTGCGATAAGATTTTAA
- the rpe gene encoding ribulose-phosphate 3-epimerase produces the protein MQIKIAPSILSSDFADLKSELKKLELAGADLVHIDVMDGNFVDSITIGAPVVRSLRKNSDLFFDVHLMVLHPEKHIEKFVQSGADNITVHAEATYHLDALISKIKSFGKKASVALNPATPVYMIENVLGIVDMVLVMTVNPGYGGQKFIPYTLKKIEMLANLREKEGLSFEIEVDGGINEETIVDCVNAGANVIVAGSYVFDSGDVSKSIEILRSKVKSLM, from the coding sequence TTGCAGATAAAGATTGCGCCGTCTATTCTGTCTTCTGATTTTGCAGACCTGAAAAGTGAGCTTAAAAAACTCGAGTTGGCTGGAGCTGATTTAGTTCATATAGATGTTATGGACGGGAACTTTGTAGACAGTATCACAATTGGTGCACCGGTTGTAAGAAGTCTGAGAAAGAATTCTGATCTTTTTTTTGATGTGCATCTAATGGTTTTACATCCTGAAAAGCATATTGAAAAATTTGTCCAAAGCGGTGCTGACAATATTACAGTTCACGCAGAGGCGACCTACCACTTAGATGCCCTCATCAGCAAAATAAAAAGTTTTGGCAAAAAAGCAAGTGTTGCGCTAAATCCTGCAACGCCTGTATACATGATAGAAAATGTTCTTGGCATTGTTGATATGGTTTTAGTTATGACTGTAAATCCCGGATATGGAGGGCAAAAGTTTATACCATATACTTTAAAAAAGATTGAAATGTTGGCTAACCTTAGAGAAAAGGAAGGACTTTCGTTTGAGATAGAAGTTGACGGTGGTATTAATGAAGAAACAATTGTTGATTGTGTAAATGCGGGTGCAAATGTGATAGTTGCAGGTTCATATGTATTTGACAGCGGTGATGTTTCAAAATCTATTGAAATTTTGAGAAGTAAGGTCAAAAGTTTGATGTAA